In Musa acuminata AAA Group cultivar baxijiao chromosome BXJ3-11, Cavendish_Baxijiao_AAA, whole genome shotgun sequence, one DNA window encodes the following:
- the LOC135652911 gene encoding WEB family protein At2g17940-like, with amino-acid sequence MESGEGGRVEIDTSAPFGSVKEAVMLFGERVLAGEVYANRLNEIRAAANRKENERPSLGSMIAELEDTKQNLEKAKEERSKMVSCLTSLAEELERTKMELKQLKAGEHERKVKDIEIEDVKFVEKADQVGVATPSGGRELEFQKRRYVTFANPPSLARVLSAEEQVLERQFSVAKENAPGKKKKKSFMPWIAALFTGKKDRRQGSAAFGRTGGL; translated from the exons ATGGAGAGCGGAGAAGGTGGCAGAGTCGAGATCGATACGAGTGCGCCGTTTGGGTCCGTGAAGGAGGCCGTCATGCTCTTCGGAGAAAGGGTGTTGGCCGGCGAGGTCTACGCAAATCGGCTCAACGAG ATTCGTGCCGCAGCAAACAGGAAGGAGAATGAACGCCCGAGTCTTGGATCCATGATCGCTGAACTAGAAGATACGAAGCAGAACCTTGAGAAGGCGAAGGAGGAGAGATCGAAGATGGTGAGTTGCCTCACTTCCCTCGCGGAAGAGCTGGAGAGGACGAAGATGGAGCTGAAGCAGCTGAAAGCCGGAGAGCACGAGAGGAAGGTCAAAGACATAGAGATCGAGGACGTGAAGTTCGTGGAGAAGGCAGATCAGGTCGGGGTGGCTACGCCGAGCGGCGGACGCGAGCTGGAGTTCCAAAAGCGACGGTACGTCACGTTCGCCAATCCTCCATCCCTGGCGCGCGTCCTGAGCGCGGAGGAGCAGGTGTTGGAGAGGCAGTTCTCGGTGGCGAAGGAGAACGCACcggggaagaagaaaaagaagtcatTCATGCCTTGGATCGCAGCGCTGTTCACAGGGAAGAAGGATCGTCGTCAAGGTAGTGCCGCGTTTGGTAGGACCGGGGGATTATAG